The genomic segment CACCTGGTGCGGGGCCTCCTGCGCCTCTCGCGGGAGACGGGGGTGCCCCTCCTGGCCACGGCCGACGCCTTCTACCACCATCCCCGGCGCAAGCGGCTGCTGCAGGCCCTGGCTGCCATCCGCCACCGCACCCCCCTGGACGCCCTGGGGGAACGCCTCCCCAGGGGCGATATGTGCCTCAGGGGGAGGGAGGAGCTGCTGCGCCGCCTGCCGGGGCTGGAGGACGCCTTCCGCCTGGCCGACCGGGTGGCCGAGGAGTGCCACCTCTCCCTGCCCGAGGACCTGGAGTACCGGTTCCCCGAGCCGCCGGGGGGAGATGCCCTGCGGGAGCTGCGGCTCCTGTGCGAGGCGGCGGCCAGGCGCCGCTACGGCTACCTCACCCCCAGGGTGAGGGAGAGGCTGGAGCGGGAGCTCGCCCTCATCGCCCGCCACCGCCTGGCGGGCTTCTTCCTCCTCTACCACCGCATCGCCCAGGAGGCGCGGCGGGTGCTGGCCGACCTGGGGCTGCGGGACGCCGATCTCCCCCTGGAGGCGGCGCCGGTGGCCAGGGGGAGGGGCTCATCGGTGGCCATGCTGGTGGGCTACCTCATCGGCCTCTCCCACATCGACCCCCTGGAGTACGACCTGGGGCTGGAGCGGTTCTTGCCCGAGGACCGGCTGGTGCGCCCCCCGGACATCGACCTGGACCTGCCTCGGGAGGCGAGGGAGGAGCTCATAAGGCGGCTCCTGGCGCTCTTCGGCGAGGGGGCGGCCCTGGTGGGCATGACGGTGGCCTACCGGCTGCGGGGGGCGGTGCGGGACCTGGGCCTGGCCCTCTCTTTGCCCAGGGAGGAGGTGGGCCGCCTGGCCCGGGGGCTGGTGGAGGGGGAGCCCCTGGGGGAGCAGCTGCGCCGCCTGGGCGGGGAAGGCCTCCTCCGGGGCCGGCGGTGGCAGCTCCTCCTGCAGCTGGCGGGCGACCTCCTGGGCATGCCCAGGGGCCTCGCCCAGCACCCCGGGGGGCTGGTCATGAGCTATGCCCCCCTTTACCGTCTCTGCCCGGTGGTGCCCTCAGCCATCCCCGGCCGGCGCATCCTGCAGTGGGACAAGGAGGACGTGGAGGACGCCGGCATCCTCAAGGTGGACCTCCTCTCCCTGGGGGCCCTCTCCCAGCTGGAGGAGGCGCTAAGGCTCATCGCCCGGCGGGAGGGGAAGGCGCCCGACCTCTCCCGCATCGACTACCAGGACCCGGAGGTCTACGACCTGCTCTCGCGGGGCGACACCATCGGCGTCTTCCAGGTGGAGTCGGCGGCCCAGCGCCAGACCATCAGCCGCCTTCGGCCCAGGACCCTCTACGACCTGGCTCTGGAGGTGGCCTGCGTCCGGCCCGGGGTGGGCGTCCAGGGAGGGGTGAGGGCCTTCCTGCGGCGCCGCTTGGGGCTGGAGCCCGTCTCCTACCTCCATCCCCTGGAGGAGCCGGCCCTCGCCCGCACCCTGGGGGTGGTCCTCTTCCAGGACCAGGTCAACGCCCTGGCCATGGCCGTGGCCGGCCTCTCCCCCGCCGAGGCGGAGGAGCTGCGGCGGGCCTTCTCCCGCCGCCACAACGATGGGCTCATCCAGCACTGGCGAGGGCGCTTCGTCGAGGGAGCAAAGAGGAGGGGCGTGCCCGAGGAGGTGGCCGAGGCCATCTT from the Dehalococcoidia bacterium genome contains:
- the dnaE gene encoding DNA polymerase III subunit alpha is translated as MARAELHVRSCYSYYQGASHPHELLLRARELGISALALVDVDSLAAALRFSLTARSLGVRPIVGAELTLVEGGSIVLLCRDARGYGNLCRLISLAHRHDRRRPAVALEAVLEEAQGLLCLLGRRSPVAALVRSWRLEEAMALTHRLWDAFGQGLYLEASHHLLPGDDHLVRGLLRLSRETGVPLLATADAFYHHPRRKRLLQALAAIRHRTPLDALGERLPRGDMCLRGREELLRRLPGLEDAFRLADRVAEECHLSLPEDLEYRFPEPPGGDALRELRLLCEAAARRRYGYLTPRVRERLERELALIARHRLAGFFLLYHRIAQEARRVLADLGLRDADLPLEAAPVARGRGSSVAMLVGYLIGLSHIDPLEYDLGLERFLPEDRLVRPPDIDLDLPREAREELIRRLLALFGEGAALVGMTVAYRLRGAVRDLGLALSLPREEVGRLARGLVEGEPLGEQLRRLGGEGLLRGRRWQLLLQLAGDLLGMPRGLAQHPGGLVMSYAPLYRLCPVVPSAIPGRRILQWDKEDVEDAGILKVDLLSLGALSQLEEALRLIARREGKAPDLSRIDYQDPEVYDLLSRGDTIGVFQVESAAQRQTISRLRPRTLYDLALEVACVRPGVGVQGGVRAFLRRRLGLEPVSYLHPLEEPALARTLGVVLFQDQVNALAMAVAGLSPAEAEELRRAFSRRHNDGLIQHWRGRFVEGAKRRGVPEEVAEAIFGRFSGEYMFPEAHAVAFAVTAYQLAWLKRYHPDAFYCSLLNAQPMGFYDLESIKEDARRHGVSLLPPHVNASAELCTLEGPGLVRLGLALVRGLGRELAGRLVREREEGGSYRDAWELAARTGLPQEALVALADAGALEGLAPSRRQAAAQAVLAPRPRRGMRPLALPPPPLALPQPPSLEEALRELSSLSLLPEGHIMALLRPHLPGGVLTAAEAARLPHGARATVAGRAIRLQRPASTRAVFLSLEDETGDISCLVTPGAWQRLRAVLVQPLLLVWGVIDRTDGALNLRVRGAQGLPPLLKRPRARQWR